The following coding sequences lie in one Clarias gariepinus isolate MV-2021 ecotype Netherlands chromosome 27, CGAR_prim_01v2, whole genome shotgun sequence genomic window:
- the LOC128515289 gene encoding E3 ubiquitin/ISG15 ligase TRIM25-like codes for MAEASISIDQEHFSCSICLHLLKEPVTTPCGHSFCMVCINGFWDTGDKKKMYSCPQCRETFKPRPVLSKSNVLTGIIDILQRTEQQTSFVQALDIISHEDQDVECDSCIGVKDKAVKSCLTCLASYCDSHVKAHFEAQAFKNHTLIAAMSNLQQKTCAQHNKLLEVFCRHDQKVICYQCSMDKHRDHDTVPVQEEWVEKKKFFGDLQEKYQNRLENREKTLLELNHMIVAYKHSVQTTVEDSERIFSELILSIEKRRADVTEIIRAQEKAELAQAAGVLEQLEQEITDLKKRQAELEKLSQTTGYVHFLQRFQFLSPQLETSEPFKVAFNSEWSFENFKKSIIQLKEEVVDFCKEKVVKVSENAVTFDPIVIMPEPETREEFLKYSCELSLDPNTANYNIGLSDDNTQAKCDNKHYEYPDHPERFTSWQQVLCKQSVPQRSYWEVEVDGENGVSIALSYKTINRKGDGKDCRFGLNEQSWRLVRYPNKYFFWQNDIKTNVLVKGAKRIGVYLDQKAGTLSFYSVSNKMTLIHKVTTTFNQPLYAGFGIGTGSSAKICLQVSAAKIAAAECLKTK; via the exons ATGGCAGAAGCTAGTATTTCAATCGATCAGGAGCATTTTAGTTGTTCGATCTGTTTGCATCTTCTGAAGGAGCCAGTGACTACTCCATGTGGACACAGTTTCTGCATGGTGTGTATTAATGGGTTTTGGGATACAGGAGATAAGAAGAAAATGTACAGCTGTCCACAATGCAGGGAGACTTTTAAACCGAGACCTGTCCTTTCCAAAAGCAACGTGTTGACTGGGATTATCGACATATTGCAAAGGACCGAGCAGCAAACATCTTTTGTTCAAGCTTTAGACATCATTTCCCACGAGGATCAGGACGTGGAGTGTGATTCTTGCATTGGTGTCAAAGACAAAGCTGTGAAGTCCTGCCTGACATGCCTGGCTTCTTACTGCGATTCTCATGTTAAGGCCCATTTTGAAGCTCAGGCTTTCAAGAATCACACACTTATCGCAGCCATGAGTAACCTCCAGCAGAAGACGTGTGCTCAACATAACAAGCTTCTTGAAGTTTTTTGCCGACACGATCAGAAGGTTATTTGCTACCAGTGTTCGATGGACAAACACAGAGATCATGACACAGTCCCAGTGCAGGAGGAGTGGGTGGAGAAAAAG aaGTTCTTTGGGGATCTACAAGAAAAATATCAGAATAGACTTGAGAACCGAGAGAAGACATTGCTGGAGCTGAACCATATGATAGTGGCTTATAAG CACTCAGTACAGACAACAGTGGAGGACAGTGAAAGAATCTTCTCTGAGCTGATACTCTCTATAGAGAAAAGACGAGCCGACGTGACCGAAATaatcagagctcaggagaaaGCTGAACTGGCTCAAGCTGCAGGAGTACTAGAGCAGCTAGAGCAGGAGATCACTGACCTGAAGAAAAGACAAGCAGAACTGGAAAAGTTGTCCCAGACCACTGGATACGTCCATTTCCTCCAG AGATTTCAGTTCCTGAGTCCTCAACTGGAAACTTCTGAACCCTTCAAGGTTGCTTTTAATTCCGAGTGGTCATTTGAGAACTTTAAGAAATCCATAATCCAACTAAAGGAGGAAGTAGTAGACTTCTGTAAGGAAAAGGTTGTGAAAGTGTCTGAAAATG CAGTGACATTTGACCCGATCGTTATAATGCCTGAGCCAGAGACCAGAGAGGAATTCTTGAAAT ATTCCTGTGAGCTATCTCTTGATCCCAACACTGCAAACTATAACATTGGACTGTCAGACGATAACACGCAAGCAAAATGTGATAATAAACACTATGAATACCCCGATCACCCAGAGCGATTTACATCCTGGCAACAAGTGCTTTGCAAACAGAGTGTCCCTCAACGTAGTTATTGGGAGGTTGAGGTGGATGGCGAAAATGGAGTTTCCATTGCTTTGTCTTATAAAACCATCAACAGAAAAGGTGATGGAAAGGACTGTCGTTTTGGACTGAATGAACAGTCATGGAGGTTGGTTCGATATCCTAATAAATACTTTTTCTGGCAAAATGATATCAAGACTAATGTCTTGGTCAAGGGAGCCAAAAGAATTGGGGTCTATCTTGATCAAAAGGCAGGAACTCTGTCCTTTTACAGTGTTTCTAATAAAATGACCCTAATTCATAAAGTCACAACTACATTTAATCAGCCCCTGTATGCTGGCTTTGGGATAGGTACTGGGTCCTCTGCAAAGATTTGCCTCCAGGTCTCAGCAGCTAAAATTGCTGCTGCTGAGTGTTTAAAGACAAAATAA